The following are from one region of the Dreissena polymorpha isolate Duluth1 chromosome 2, UMN_Dpol_1.0, whole genome shotgun sequence genome:
- the LOC127869053 gene encoding uncharacterized protein LOC127869053 → MATSKSRKSICDLHSNEEATVMCLKHHQLMCLDCVLEQKHKLHDCIIKGIEKLLPSEKYQYELILLRRGLVDKKLAVAQHTTQVGKKREDLKDEVEKHFQELVQKLQDIKKDSLKDLEEQAKILHDRDLFEMKQIEEIELHVKTNIEKLDDISHGTHDDELQELRRKEETLIPEICPSAVRGYFSPYVILDCNTKSLGKIEFFDIDSTVSSSDDYLRPKSYTEQTVSAVVAQSLQSNVVSDIVNTSGIHITSTTETPPVIGPKPKPRQKSKDLDRGSNEHAKLLPTDATQDMTDFPALPTVGKSDVRNMGIKEKNKLRTISKDLQDIPKPDFEKLKDKTVKLESGKKMSLPKAVSFTEVVITDLHNIILLDKTGNIIVMADFSGQVKCSKDVRGAQRLVCMQDGCFAIFNGKKIQMYGTSSDNFIPSKKKIEGLKNEIPYMTGFNYNCQTKQFAVSGLDKNAEMKVIFVKDSGEKDASVLLYKQTQPYDFNMIRTTYSFDANKLFCMNIEKKSMKCVACDTKILDWAQKCSDGDFCPREMTLRGNLLLVTSPSCIFIFSKNDGETKKKIPTETLLRDIHGICFIEEEQLAVVTSISKDRDASLTLGFVSI, encoded by the coding sequence ATGGCAACATCAAAATCAAGAAAATCAATATGTGATCTTCATTCCAATGAAGAGGCCACGGTGATGTGTCTGAAACATCATCAACTCATGTGCCTTGATTGCGTTCTTGAACAGAAACATAAACTCCATGACTGCATCATAAAAGGAATCGAAAAACTACTCCCCAGTGAAAAATACCAGTATGAACTCATACTCTTAAGACGTGGACTGGTTGATAAAAAGCTTGCAGTAGCTCAACATACAACACAAGTTGGTAAGAAGCGAGAAGATTTGAAGGATGAAGTTGAAAAACATTTTCAGGAACTGGTACAGAAATTGCAAGACATAAAGAAGGACAGCCTGAAAGATCTGGAGGAGCAAGCAAAGATTCTCCACGACCGTGATTTGTTTGAGATGAAACAAATTGAAGAAATAGAACTGCATGTCAAAACCAACATTGAGAAGTTGGATGATATAAGCCATGGAACGCATGATGACGAGCTACAAGAACTACGCAGGAAGGAAGAGACACTCATACCTGAAATTTGTCCATCTGCAGTTCGAGGATATTTTTCTCCATATGTGATACTTGATTGCAATACAAAGAGTttgggaaaaattgagttttttgaCATAGATTCCACGGTGTCTTCCTCTGATGACTACTTACGCCCAAAGTCATATACAGAACAAACTGTGTCAGCAGTTGTTGCACAAAGTTTGCAATCTAACGTTGTTTCTGATATTGTAAACACATCCGGAATACACATTACAAGCACGACGGAAACTCCTCCAGTAATTGGTCCAAAGCCAAAACCAAGACAAAAATCCAAGGATCTGGATAGAGGTAGCAATGAACATGCCAAACTTTTACCAACTGATGCTACACAAGACATGACAGATTTTCCAGCACTTCCTACTGTTGGAAAGTCTGATGTACGGAATATgggaattaaagaaaaaaataaacttcGTACAATATCAAAAGATTTACAGGACATTCCAAAACCTGACTTTGAGAAACTCAAAGACAAAACGGTTAAACTTGAAAGCGGTAAAAAGATGTCATTGCCAAAGGCAGTAAGCTTTACAGAAGTAGTTATCACTGACTTACACAATATTATTTTACTGGACAAAACAGGTAACATCATTGTCATGGCTGATTTCAGTGGGCAGGTAAAATGTTCCAAAGATGTGCGTGGAGCTCAAAGACTAGTTTGTATGCAAGACGGCTGTTTTGCAATTTTCAACGGAAAGAAAATCCAAATGTATGGAACGTCATCAGATAATTTCATACCAAGCAAGAAAAAGATTGAAGGGTTAAAAAATGAGATCCCATATATGACAGGCTTCAATTATAACTGCCAGACTAAACAGTTTGCTGTCAGTGGCCTGGACAAGAATGCTGAAATGAAGGTGATATTTGTCAAAGACTCTGGTGAAAAGGATGCTAGTGTACTACTATACAAACAAACACAGCCATACGACTTTAACATGATCCGAACAACGTACAGCTTTGACGCAAATAAACTTTTTTGCATGAACATTGAAAAGAAATCCATGAAATGTGTAGCCTGTGACACCAAAATACTTGACTGGGCTCAAAAATGCTCTGACGGCGATTTCTGTCCAAGAGAGATGACACTTCGTGGAAACTTGCTCCTTGTCACTAGCCCATCGTGCATATTCATTTTCTCGAAGAACGACGGGGAAACGAAAAAGAAAATTCCCACTGAGACATTGCTCAGGGATATTCATGGCATTTGTTTCATAGAGGAAGAGCAGCTTGCCGTCGTCACCTCTATCTCAAAAGACCGCGATGCTTCCCTGACCCTGGGATTTGTCTCCATTTAG